In Priestia megaterium NBRC 15308 = ATCC 14581, the following proteins share a genomic window:
- the ligA gene encoding NAD-dependent DNA ligase LigA, whose translation MEFETAKSRVQELRDLLNQYGYEYYVLDQPSVPDAEYDKLMNELIEIEESFPELKTADSPTQRIGGQVLDAFEKVQHQTSMLSLGNAFNEEDLRDFDRRVRQAVGDEFSYVCELKIDGLAVSLRYEDGYLVLGATRGDGTTGENITENLKTIRSIPLRIKEPLSMEVRGEAFMPRKSFKALNEAKMERDEVPFANPRNAAAGSLRQLDPKIAAKRNLDIFVYAMTDTGELEIDSHSESLNLLDELGFKTNKERQTCETIDDVIAYIESWQTQRPELSYDIDGIVVKVDSFDQQAELGTTAKSPRWAIAYKFPAEEVVTKLVNIELTVGRTGVITPTAILEPVQVAGTTVQRASLHNEDLIREKDIRIGDYVVVKKAGDIIPEVVNVIEEKRTGEEQEFTMPTHCPECESELVRLEEEVALRCINPSCPAQIREGLIHFVSRNAMNIDGLGEKVISQLFREQLIKDVADIYTLTKHQLIELERMGEKSADNLIAAIEASKENSLERLLFGLGIRHVGAKAAKTLAQHFETIDKLTKATYDELVAINEIGAKMADAIVAYFTQEEVQELIHELKEYGVNLTYKGPKLVSVENVDSVFAGKTVVLTGKLEQLSRNEAKARIEALGGKVTGSVSKKTDLVVAGEEAGSKLTKANELEIEVWDEARLLTELNK comes from the coding sequence ATGGAGTTTGAGACAGCAAAATCCCGCGTTCAAGAATTACGTGACTTATTAAATCAATATGGCTATGAATATTATGTGTTAGATCAGCCATCTGTTCCAGATGCAGAATACGATAAATTAATGAATGAGTTAATTGAGATAGAAGAATCATTTCCAGAATTAAAAACAGCTGACTCACCTACTCAGCGCATCGGCGGCCAAGTGCTCGATGCGTTTGAGAAGGTTCAGCATCAAACGTCTATGCTAAGTTTAGGAAATGCATTTAATGAAGAAGACCTTCGGGATTTTGATCGCCGAGTGCGCCAAGCCGTTGGAGATGAGTTTTCTTATGTATGCGAACTTAAGATTGACGGTCTTGCTGTATCTCTTCGCTATGAAGATGGATACTTAGTGCTGGGGGCTACGCGCGGAGACGGTACGACTGGTGAAAATATTACTGAAAACTTAAAAACAATTCGCTCTATTCCACTGCGAATTAAAGAACCGTTATCAATGGAAGTTCGCGGAGAAGCATTTATGCCGAGAAAATCATTCAAAGCACTTAATGAAGCAAAAATGGAAAGGGATGAGGTTCCGTTTGCTAACCCGCGTAACGCAGCTGCAGGCTCACTGCGTCAGCTAGATCCTAAAATTGCGGCAAAACGTAATTTAGATATCTTTGTATATGCCATGACTGATACAGGAGAATTAGAAATCGACTCTCACAGCGAAAGTTTGAATTTACTCGATGAGCTTGGTTTTAAAACAAATAAGGAAAGACAGACATGTGAAACCATTGATGATGTGATTGCTTACATCGAAAGCTGGCAAACGCAACGTCCAGAACTATCTTATGATATTGATGGCATTGTTGTAAAAGTAGATTCATTTGATCAGCAGGCTGAGCTTGGAACAACGGCCAAAAGTCCACGTTGGGCTATTGCTTATAAGTTTCCTGCTGAAGAAGTTGTAACCAAGCTTGTAAATATTGAGCTGACGGTAGGCCGTACAGGTGTCATTACGCCAACAGCTATTTTGGAGCCTGTTCAAGTAGCAGGTACGACGGTACAGCGTGCGTCTCTTCACAATGAAGATTTGATTCGTGAAAAAGACATTCGCATCGGAGATTATGTCGTAGTGAAAAAAGCAGGAGATATTATTCCTGAGGTAGTGAATGTGATTGAGGAGAAGCGAACGGGAGAAGAGCAAGAGTTTACGATGCCTACTCACTGTCCGGAATGTGAAAGTGAACTGGTGCGTTTAGAAGAAGAAGTTGCGCTTCGCTGCATTAATCCAAGCTGTCCTGCTCAAATTCGTGAAGGACTTATTCATTTCGTGTCCCGCAATGCGATGAACATTGATGGACTTGGTGAAAAAGTTATATCGCAATTATTTCGCGAACAGTTAATTAAAGACGTAGCGGATATTTATACGCTGACAAAACATCAGTTAATCGAGCTTGAGCGCATGGGTGAGAAATCTGCTGATAATTTGATTGCAGCCATCGAAGCATCGAAAGAAAATTCGCTTGAGCGTTTGCTTTTTGGTTTGGGCATTCGCCATGTCGGAGCAAAAGCTGCAAAGACGTTAGCTCAGCACTTTGAAACCATAGACAAGTTAACAAAAGCAACGTATGATGAATTAGTGGCAATTAATGAAATTGGTGCCAAAATGGCTGATGCTATTGTTGCTTACTTTACACAAGAAGAGGTTCAAGAACTTATACATGAATTAAAAGAGTATGGAGTAAACCTTACATACAAAGGACCCAAGCTTGTAAGTGTAGAAAATGTAGATTCTGTTTTTGCTGGTAAAACCGTTGTATTAACAGGTAAGCTTGAACAGCTATCTCGCAATGA